A single Cannabis sativa cultivar Pink pepper isolate KNU-18-1 chromosome 7, ASM2916894v1, whole genome shotgun sequence DNA region contains:
- the LOC115696362 gene encoding uncharacterized mitochondrial protein AtMg00860-like — protein MTKIYGPILEKALIYIVDILLFSPDAKAHQALLVQFASITRAHGIMLSKKKMIIGQTQIEFLGMKLSKGQYEAQPHIAHKLLKFPDENLTKVQVLQFLGIINYLRDFVPRLSVLTRPLSNMLKKNSPEWSHDQTVAVRKLKEIMQNLPPL, from the coding sequence ATGACCAAAATATATGGCCCAATATTGGAAAAGGCTCTCATCTATATTGTCGATATTTTGCTTTTTTCTCCTGATGCAAAAGCCCATCAAGCGTTATTGGTCCAGTTTGCTTCTATCACTAGAGCCCATGGTATCATGTTGTctaaaaagaaaatgattattggACAGACGCAAATAGAATTCCTTGGGATGAAATTATCCAAAGGACAATATGAAGCCCAACCACATATAGCCCATAAACTACTCAAATTCCCAGATGAAAATCTCACGAAAGTTCAGGTGCTACAATTCTTGGGCATCATCAATTACTTACGAGACTTTGTTCCCCGACTGTCTGTACTGACAAGGCCACTCAGCAATATGCTCAAAAAGAATAGTCCAGAATGGTCACATGACCAAACTGTGGCAGTCAGAAAGCTGAAGGAAATCATGCAAAATTTACCACCTCTATAG